In one Bactrocera tryoni isolate S06 chromosome 5, CSIRO_BtryS06_freeze2, whole genome shotgun sequence genomic region, the following are encoded:
- the LOC120777761 gene encoding actin-interacting protein 1 — protein sequence MAQPQKPAYQNKFIYATLPRTQRGQPIVLGGDPKGKNFLYTNGNSVIIRNIENPAIADVYTEHSCAVNVAKYSPSGFYIASGDASGKIRIWDTVNKEHILKCEYQPIGGPIKDIAWSQDNQRIVIVGEGRERFGHVFMTETGTSVGEISGQSKPINSCDFRPARPFRIVTGSEDNTIGIFEGPPFKFKMTKQEHSRFVQAVRYSPNGKYFASAGFDGKVFLYDGATSDLIGEFGSPAHKGGVYAVAWKPDSTQLLTCSGDKTCRLWNVETRELVTEFVMGTTVDDQQVSCLWQGEHLLTVSLSGNISYLNVEDPSKPLRVIKGHNKPITVLGLSDDRSTIYTGSHDGVVTNWNSGSGVNDRIGGTGHGNQINGIVAWGDFVYTCGIDDSLRQISVESNSYTDYVVKLNCQPRGLAIFRNENIIALACVKELTLVQDNKKVFSLPIKYEASSISANPETLDVAVTGDDHKVHVYTLKGTTLEEKIELQHLGPVTDCSYSPDNKYLVACDANRKVILYAVEEYNLAHNKEWGFHNARVNTVAWSPNSLLVASGSLDTTIIIWSVANPAKHTIIKNAHPQSQITRLVWLDNNTVISTGQDCNTKVWEVETI from the exons ATGGCACAACCTCAAAAGCCAGCGTATCAAAATA AATTCATATATGCCACCTTGCCACGCACCCAACGTGGCCAACCTATTGTATTGGGTGGCGATCCTAAAGGTAAGAATTTCCTCTACACTAATGGAAATTCGGTGATTATTAGAAATATTGAG AATCCAGCCATCGCTGATGTCTACACGGAGCATTCATGCGCCGTCAATGTGGCCAAATATTCGCCAAGTGGCTTCTACATTGCATCTGGCG ACGCCTCCGGCAAAATACGCATTTGGGATACCGTGAACAAGGAACACATCCTGAAGTGTGAATACCAACCAATTGGCGGTCCTATTAAGGACATCGCCTGGTCGCAAGACAATCAGCGTATTGTTATTGTCGGTGAGGGTCGTGAACGTTTCGGACATGTTTTCATGACTGAAACCGGCACTTCGGTCGGTGAAATTAGCGGTCAATCGAAACCGATCAATTCTTGCGATTTTCGTCCAGCACGCCCCTTCCGTATTGTTACCG GCAGCGAAGATAACACCATTGGCATCTTCGAAGGTCCAccttttaaattcaaaatgacCAAACAGGAGCATTCGCGTTTCGTACAGGCTGTACGTTATTCACCTAACGGTAAATATTTCGCTTCGGCCGGTTTCGATGGCAAAGTCTTCCTGTACGATGGCGCCACCTCCGATTTGATTGGTGAATTCGGTAGTCCTGCACATAAGGGTGGCGTCTATGCTGTGGCATGGAAACCCGATAGCACACAATTGCTTACCTGCTCCGGTGATAAGACTTGCCGCTTGTGGAATGTGGAAACACGCGAATTGGTCACCGAGTTCGTAATGGGTACCACCGTTGATGATCAACAAGTTTCTTGCCTATGGCAAGGCGAACATTTGCTCACCGTATCGTTGTCGGGTAACATTAGCTATTTGAATGTCGAGGACCCATCGAAGCCACTGCGTGTGATTAAGGGTCATAATAAGCCAATCACTGTGCTCGGTTTGAGCGATGATCGCAGCACCATCTATACGGGCAGCCACGATGGCGTGGTAACGAACTGGAACTCCGGTAGTGGTGTGAATGACCGCATTGGTGGCACCGGGCATGGCAATCAG atCAACGGCATTGTCGCCTGGGGCGATTTCGTCTACACCTGCGGCATCGATGACAGTCTGCGCCAAATAAGCGTTGAAAGCAACAGCTACACCGATTACGTTGTCAAACTCAATTGCCAACCACGCGGTTTAGCGATTTTCCGCAACGAAAACATAATAGCACTCGCTTGCGTCAAAGAACTGACACTTGTACAGGACAATAAAAAGGTCTTCTCACTACCAATCAAATATGAGGCAAGCTCGATTTCTGCCAACCCGGAAACATTGGATGTAGCAGTGACCGGCGATGATCACAAGGTGCATGTGTACACGCTGAAGGGCACCACGTTGGAAGAGAAAATCGAGCTGCAGCACTTGGGACCGGTAACCGATTGCTCTTACTCGCCAGACAATAAGTATTTGGTTGCTTGCGATGCGAATCGCAAAGTCATACTCTATGCCGTCGAAGAGTATAAT CTTGCGCACAACAAGGAATGGGGCTTCCACAATGCGCGTGTCAATACAGTGGCTTGGTCACCAAATTCACTTTTGGTTGCCAGTGGTTCGCTGGATACTACCATTATTATTTGGTCTGTAGCCAATCCGGCCAAGCACACCATCATTAAAA ATGCTCATCCTCAATCACAAATTACACGCTTAGTCTGGTTGGACAACAACACTGTGATCTCTACTGGTCAAGATTGCAATACCAAAGTATGGGAAGTTGAAACTATTTAA
- the LOC120777358 gene encoding GPN-loop GTPase 2: MLQTPAVKFVNPRYGQLIIGPPGSGKTTYCHHAYNFYKELGRDVGVVNLDPANENMEYKPIIDVMQLITVEDVMEQYHLGPNGSLMYCAEFLEAHLEDWFLPELRKAAATCNYFLFDCPGQVELYTHHTAMAAIFARLQKEGYHLVTVNLIDSHYCSEPTKFVSTLLLALNMMLRMGLPHVNVLSKADLLRKHESKLQFNLDYYTDVLDLKYLLESLDDTPTMKKYRKLNEAICSMVEDYALVSFQLLNARSTASLLRLRNHIDKANGYIYKAGEETAVNALMACAVGAEAESMRQAHDIDPYVT, encoded by the coding sequence atgttgcaaacaCCTGCGGTGAAGTTCGTGAATCCACGTTATGGACAACTGATCATTGGTCCACCAGGTTCTGGTAAAACTACATATTGTCATCACGCTTACAACTTCTACAAAGAGCTGGGACGTGACGTCGGCGTGGTCAATCTTGATCCAGCGAACGAGAATATGGAATATAAGCCAATAATCGATGTAATGCAACTTATCACAGTAGAAGATGTAATGGAACAATATCACTTGGGTCCAAACGGTTCACTAATGTACTGTGCAGAGTTTTTAGAAGCACATCTCGAAGATTGGTTTCTACCAGAGTTGCGCAAGGCAGCGGCAACATGCAACTACTTTCTATTTGACTGCCCGGGGCAAGTAGAATTATATACACATCATACTGCTATGGCGGCCATATTCGCGCGCCTGCAAAAGGAAGGCTACCACTTGGTTACAGTAAATCTCATCGACTCACATTACTGCTCTGAGCCAACGAAATTTGTTTCAACACTGCTGCTCGCCTTGAATATGATGTTGCGTATGGGCTTACCGCATGTGAATGTTCTCTCAAAAGCCGATCTCTTGCGCAAACATGAAtcaaaattgcaatttaatttagaTTACTATACAGACGTATTGGATTTGAAGTATTTATTAGAGTCACTAGACGATACACcaacaatgaaaaaataccGCAAATTAAACGAAGCAATCTGCTCGATGGTGGAGGATTATGCATTGGTGTCATTTCAACTACTCAATGCGCGCAGCACAGCGAGTTTGCTACGTTTACGGAATCACATAGATAAGGCTAATGGTTATATATATAAGGCAGGCGAAGAGACGGCGGTTAATGCGTTGATGGCATGTGCAGTAGGTGCGGAAGCTGAGTCCATGCGGCAAGCACATGATATTGATCCGTATGTTACATGA
- the LOC120779031 gene encoding chromatin modification-related protein eaf-1 isoform X2, which produces MENVTATATAATIRQQQQQLQQHQQLQQHHQEQQQQHEHQQQFCLRWHNHQTSLLSTLPVLLDQSHLTDVTISAEGRTLRAHRVVLSACSTFFLELFRTLDTTSHPIIIIPGASFAAIVALLTFMYSGEVNVYEEQIPMLLNLAETLGIKGLADVQNNKANRRAATAPPAPPPPAHDFLDALRKEETDTPPTPPSPPAAPMTSMAPPTLPPPLASTVPPPSAQLPLLSAATVPNAFNSTLLGSKLPTPLESLFLKSLQFYPNLLPQPLNFSQTALNKTNELLAKYQQQCNSLYQDALSLSAKETSPAYTADDYAPTGQVFSGALDEAAVGYGAAKRFCLGEKQRTLSLSTAQAQMTHLHYPHQQPHVPSPQAHMQHTLTHTQTSSPQQKDIKRIDKIVENLRKTPTVGESGLLGTSCAPQSLQQQRQSPLQQHQSLHGQLQTPSLSVKTSLGGNYTPTLQSPHLSGHKSTWSLSATATCGTTQSQLQQHQQHAHAMPYLSAEEQVAKLQQQIDQFASCSRSAAPTATTATGVGSSELKANAQSDTLTTQTEKPPTGSAHATHTPNAPNTSPQQKPPSNSKLYATCFICHKQLSNQYNLRVHLETHQNVRYACNVCSHVSRSKDALRKHVSYRHPGAPSPCESEARRKRASKAANASPPVITVTTPTSAGNSSSGSATPTSPAAAVSAPFQLNPLNTIATSAAGTTATSSGTGGSTSALNAEAQMVAAAQLSSAYMFLPNQFHLAAAAAAAAQQQQQQQQQLHNAIDATNTAAGVAALSFATTSATSAPTTTTAANGEDSAAGLLAGGMHIKREPSPTISSPGVRQQINSNNNSLSGGTDMSPTNMP; this is translated from the exons atggaaaatgttactgcGACCGCAACAGCAGCCACCatacgacagcaacaacaacaattacaacagcaTCAACAGTTGCAGCAACACCATcaagagcaacagcaacaacatgaaCATCagcagcaattttgcttgcgTTGGCACAATCATCAG ACCAGTCTTCTGAGCACACTGCCAGTGCTATTGGATCAATCACATCTGACTGATGTCACCATCTCGGCCGAGGGGCGTACTTTGCGTGCGCACAGAGTTGTGCTCAGCGCATGCAG CACTTTCTTTCTGGAGCTCTTTCGTACACTGGACACCACCAGCCatccaattattattatacccGGCGCTTCGTTTGCAGCAATCGTGGCGCTACTCACATTCATGTACTCCGGTGAGGTTAATGTGTATGAAGAGCAGATACCGATGTTGCTTAATCTGGCAGAGACTTTAGGCATTAAAGGGTTGGCAGATGTGCAAAATAAT AAAGCAAATAGACGCGCTGCAACAGCACCACCGGCGCCACCACCTCCCGCGCATGACTTCTTGGACGCCTTACGTAAAGAAGAGACGGACACACCGCCTACGCCACCCTCCCCACCAGCAGCACCAATGACTTCCATGGCACCGCCCACGTTGCCACCACCTTTAGCCTCCACCGTACCACCGCCAAGCGCGCAGTTACCTTTACTCTCCGCCGCCACAGTGCCGAACGCATTCAATTCAACGCTACTCGGCAGCAAGCTTCCCACACCGCTGGAGAGCTTGTTTCTCAAGTCCTTGCAGTTTTATCCGAACTTGCTGCCGCAGCCACTAAATTTCTCACAAACAGCGCTGAATAAGACAAATGAATTGCTGGCTAAATACCAACAGCAATGCAACAGTTTGTACCAGGATGCGCTGAGTTTATCCGCCAAGGAGACTTCACCAGCATACACCGCTGATGACTATGCTCCAACTGGTCAGGTGTTTAGTGGCGCGTTGGATGAGGCTGCCGTTGGTTATGGCGCTGCTAAGCGTTTCTGTTTGGGTGAAAAACAGCGCACATTGAGCTTATCAACGGCGCAGGCGCAAATGACGCATCTACATTATCCGCATCAACAGCCACATGTACCGTCACCACAAGCGCACATGCAACACACGTTAACACATACACAAACGAGTTCACCACAACAAAAAGACATCAAACGTATTGATAAGATTGTCGAAAATTTACGGAAAACGCCAACAGTCGGCGAAAGTGGCTTGTTGGGCACAAGCTGTGCGCCACAGTCACTTCAGCAGCAGCGTCAATCACCGCTACAACAGCACCAAAGCCTACATGGTCAACTCCAGACGCCGTCGCTGAGCGTGAAGACGTCATTGGGCGGTAATTACACGCCTACCTTGCAATCACCACATTTGAGTGGGCACAAATCAACCTGGTCTTTGTCTGCGACAGCAACTTGCGGTACGACGCAGAGTCAATTACAGCAGCACCAACAACACGCACACGCTATGCCTTATTTGAGCGCAGAGGAGCAGGTGGCCAAGCTGCAGCAACAAATCGATCAGTTTGCTAGCTGTAGCCGCAGCGCTGCACCAACTGCAACCACAGCAACAGGCGTCGGTAGTAGTGAGCTTAAAGCTAACGCGCAGTCCGATACGCTGACTACACAGACAGAGAAGCCACCTACTGGCTCAGCACATGCGACGCACACGCCCAATGCGCCGAACACAAGTCCACAGCAGAAACCACCGTCCAATTCAAAGTTGTATGCGACTTGCTTCATATGCCACAAACAACTCAGCAATCAATACAACTTGCGTGTGCATCTAGAAACCCATCAGAATGTACG TTATGCTTGTAATGTGTGCTCGCATGTGTCGCGCAGTAAGGACGCTTTGCGTAAG CACGTCTCTTACCGTCATCCCGGCGCGCCCTCACCCTGCGAATCGGAAGCGCGTCGCAAACGTGCCTCTAAAGCGGCCAATGCGTCACCGCCGGTCATTACCGTCACCACGCCAACAAGTGCTGGTAATTCAAGCAGCGGCAGCGCGACACCCACCTCACCCGCCGCTGCTGTCAGTGCACCATTTCAATTGAATCCCCTCAATACGATTGCCACGTCAGCTGCGGGCACAACGGCCACCTCAAGCGGCACTGGCGGCAGTACGTCTGCTTTGAACGCGGAAGCGCAAATGGTGGCGGCAGCACAATTGAGTTCCGCGTATATGTTTCTACCAAATCAATTTCACTTAGCGGCTGCAGCAGCTGctgcagcacaacaacaacagcaacaacaacaacaattgcataaTGCCATAGATGCTACGAATACAGCAGCAGGGGTTGCAGCTTTAAGTTTTGCCACAACTTCGGCAacatctgcgccaactaccacgACTGCAGCGAATGGTGAAGATAGTGCTGCCGGCTTATTGGCAGGCGGTATGCATATAAAACGTGAACCCAGTCCAACTATAAGCAGTCCAGGGGTGAGGCAACAAattaacagcaataataatagcCTTAGCGGCGGAACGGATATGAGTCCAACAAATATGCCTTAA
- the LOC120779031 gene encoding chromatin modification-related protein eaf-1 isoform X1 has protein sequence MENVTATATAATIRQQQQQLQQHQQLQQHHQEQQQQHEHQQQFCLRWHNHQTSLLSTLPVLLDQSHLTDVTISAEGRTLRAHRVVLSACSTFFLELFRTLDTTSHPIIIIPGASFAAIVALLTFMYSGEVNVYEEQIPMLLNLAETLGIKGLADVQNNLQKANRRAATAPPAPPPPAHDFLDALRKEETDTPPTPPSPPAAPMTSMAPPTLPPPLASTVPPPSAQLPLLSAATVPNAFNSTLLGSKLPTPLESLFLKSLQFYPNLLPQPLNFSQTALNKTNELLAKYQQQCNSLYQDALSLSAKETSPAYTADDYAPTGQVFSGALDEAAVGYGAAKRFCLGEKQRTLSLSTAQAQMTHLHYPHQQPHVPSPQAHMQHTLTHTQTSSPQQKDIKRIDKIVENLRKTPTVGESGLLGTSCAPQSLQQQRQSPLQQHQSLHGQLQTPSLSVKTSLGGNYTPTLQSPHLSGHKSTWSLSATATCGTTQSQLQQHQQHAHAMPYLSAEEQVAKLQQQIDQFASCSRSAAPTATTATGVGSSELKANAQSDTLTTQTEKPPTGSAHATHTPNAPNTSPQQKPPSNSKLYATCFICHKQLSNQYNLRVHLETHQNVRYACNVCSHVSRSKDALRKHVSYRHPGAPSPCESEARRKRASKAANASPPVITVTTPTSAGNSSSGSATPTSPAAAVSAPFQLNPLNTIATSAAGTTATSSGTGGSTSALNAEAQMVAAAQLSSAYMFLPNQFHLAAAAAAAAQQQQQQQQQLHNAIDATNTAAGVAALSFATTSATSAPTTTTAANGEDSAAGLLAGGMHIKREPSPTISSPGVRQQINSNNNSLSGGTDMSPTNMP, from the exons atggaaaatgttactgcGACCGCAACAGCAGCCACCatacgacagcaacaacaacaattacaacagcaTCAACAGTTGCAGCAACACCATcaagagcaacagcaacaacatgaaCATCagcagcaattttgcttgcgTTGGCACAATCATCAG ACCAGTCTTCTGAGCACACTGCCAGTGCTATTGGATCAATCACATCTGACTGATGTCACCATCTCGGCCGAGGGGCGTACTTTGCGTGCGCACAGAGTTGTGCTCAGCGCATGCAG CACTTTCTTTCTGGAGCTCTTTCGTACACTGGACACCACCAGCCatccaattattattatacccGGCGCTTCGTTTGCAGCAATCGTGGCGCTACTCACATTCATGTACTCCGGTGAGGTTAATGTGTATGAAGAGCAGATACCGATGTTGCTTAATCTGGCAGAGACTTTAGGCATTAAAGGGTTGGCAGATGTGCAAAATAAT TTACAGAAAGCAAATAGACGCGCTGCAACAGCACCACCGGCGCCACCACCTCCCGCGCATGACTTCTTGGACGCCTTACGTAAAGAAGAGACGGACACACCGCCTACGCCACCCTCCCCACCAGCAGCACCAATGACTTCCATGGCACCGCCCACGTTGCCACCACCTTTAGCCTCCACCGTACCACCGCCAAGCGCGCAGTTACCTTTACTCTCCGCCGCCACAGTGCCGAACGCATTCAATTCAACGCTACTCGGCAGCAAGCTTCCCACACCGCTGGAGAGCTTGTTTCTCAAGTCCTTGCAGTTTTATCCGAACTTGCTGCCGCAGCCACTAAATTTCTCACAAACAGCGCTGAATAAGACAAATGAATTGCTGGCTAAATACCAACAGCAATGCAACAGTTTGTACCAGGATGCGCTGAGTTTATCCGCCAAGGAGACTTCACCAGCATACACCGCTGATGACTATGCTCCAACTGGTCAGGTGTTTAGTGGCGCGTTGGATGAGGCTGCCGTTGGTTATGGCGCTGCTAAGCGTTTCTGTTTGGGTGAAAAACAGCGCACATTGAGCTTATCAACGGCGCAGGCGCAAATGACGCATCTACATTATCCGCATCAACAGCCACATGTACCGTCACCACAAGCGCACATGCAACACACGTTAACACATACACAAACGAGTTCACCACAACAAAAAGACATCAAACGTATTGATAAGATTGTCGAAAATTTACGGAAAACGCCAACAGTCGGCGAAAGTGGCTTGTTGGGCACAAGCTGTGCGCCACAGTCACTTCAGCAGCAGCGTCAATCACCGCTACAACAGCACCAAAGCCTACATGGTCAACTCCAGACGCCGTCGCTGAGCGTGAAGACGTCATTGGGCGGTAATTACACGCCTACCTTGCAATCACCACATTTGAGTGGGCACAAATCAACCTGGTCTTTGTCTGCGACAGCAACTTGCGGTACGACGCAGAGTCAATTACAGCAGCACCAACAACACGCACACGCTATGCCTTATTTGAGCGCAGAGGAGCAGGTGGCCAAGCTGCAGCAACAAATCGATCAGTTTGCTAGCTGTAGCCGCAGCGCTGCACCAACTGCAACCACAGCAACAGGCGTCGGTAGTAGTGAGCTTAAAGCTAACGCGCAGTCCGATACGCTGACTACACAGACAGAGAAGCCACCTACTGGCTCAGCACATGCGACGCACACGCCCAATGCGCCGAACACAAGTCCACAGCAGAAACCACCGTCCAATTCAAAGTTGTATGCGACTTGCTTCATATGCCACAAACAACTCAGCAATCAATACAACTTGCGTGTGCATCTAGAAACCCATCAGAATGTACG TTATGCTTGTAATGTGTGCTCGCATGTGTCGCGCAGTAAGGACGCTTTGCGTAAG CACGTCTCTTACCGTCATCCCGGCGCGCCCTCACCCTGCGAATCGGAAGCGCGTCGCAAACGTGCCTCTAAAGCGGCCAATGCGTCACCGCCGGTCATTACCGTCACCACGCCAACAAGTGCTGGTAATTCAAGCAGCGGCAGCGCGACACCCACCTCACCCGCCGCTGCTGTCAGTGCACCATTTCAATTGAATCCCCTCAATACGATTGCCACGTCAGCTGCGGGCACAACGGCCACCTCAAGCGGCACTGGCGGCAGTACGTCTGCTTTGAACGCGGAAGCGCAAATGGTGGCGGCAGCACAATTGAGTTCCGCGTATATGTTTCTACCAAATCAATTTCACTTAGCGGCTGCAGCAGCTGctgcagcacaacaacaacagcaacaacaacaacaattgcataaTGCCATAGATGCTACGAATACAGCAGCAGGGGTTGCAGCTTTAAGTTTTGCCACAACTTCGGCAacatctgcgccaactaccacgACTGCAGCGAATGGTGAAGATAGTGCTGCCGGCTTATTGGCAGGCGGTATGCATATAAAACGTGAACCCAGTCCAACTATAAGCAGTCCAGGGGTGAGGCAACAAattaacagcaataataatagcCTTAGCGGCGGAACGGATATGAGTCCAACAAATATGCCTTAA